One genomic segment of Brassica napus cultivar Da-Ae chromosome A3, Da-Ae, whole genome shotgun sequence includes these proteins:
- the LOC125591224 gene encoding F-box/kelch-repeat protein At4g19930-like has protein sequence MAFSFDLAVVLQRDRSRTKRRSKDICKSQEPSQEIPFDLMIDILTRLPPKSLMRFKSVSKLWSSLICSKYFSNLFRKVSSPRPRLYMWLGIDNKNVLVSSSSSPDLDVSTMLSLVVDQDLTIPAMEGYSVSQIFHGLMCFTNEQSAQIYNTTTRQLVVLPTIEESSILVENDKSKRTMYGIGHDSVHDQYKVFCTVSKRGERVGNLVTWVSEHWVLLLGGRDVSSRWRNIPSSCLPHRPLTQFNTVNINGRMLYYLARTHLSKCVLVSFDMISEEISVPQLPEDLVFWPRLPIMIDIVEWHGRVAFLDYPVFENEGDAFENECVMKVWVMEDAETNLWSSKTLVFHPSQMPVVVNSSLMPRGTIREGEVILVPQIIRYSKRTLNISIDSQETTRSYVFLYNIQKNHMRRVGITK, from the coding sequence ATGGCTTTTTCTTTTGACCTAGCCGTCGTGTTACAACGGGATAGAAGTAGAACGAAGAGAAGATCAAAGGACATATGCAAGAGCCAAGAACCCTCGCAGGAGATTCCTTTTGATCTCATGATTGATATTCTCACGAGACTCCCTCCTAAATCACTTATGAGGTTCAAATCTGTCTCAAAGCTCTGGTCATCCTTgatttgttccaaatatttttccaACCTTTTTCGAAAAGTTTCATCACCACGGCCGCGTCTATACATGTGGTTGGGCATCGACAACAAGAATGTATTAGTATCATCGTCCTCTTCTCCTGACTTGGACGTTAGTACTATGTTATCCTTAGTAGTTGATCAAGATTTAACAATCCCAGCGATGGAAGGCTACTCCGTCTCTCAAATTTTTCACGGTTTGATGTGCTTTACCAATGAGCAAAGTGctcaaatatataatactacCACTAGACAGCTTGTTGTCTTACCCACCATAGAAGAATCTAGCATCCTAGTTGAAAACGACAAGTCTAAGAGGACAATGTACGGTATCGGACACGATTCTGTTCATGATCAATATAAAGTGTTTTGCACAGTTTCAAAACGTGGTGAGAGAGTTGGGAACTTAGTAACATGGGTGTCAGAGCATTGGGTCTTGCTACTAGGAGGACGAGATGTATCAAGTCGATGGAGAAATATTCCAAGTAGCTGTCTACCACATCGTCCTTTAACACAGTTTAATACGGTCAATATCAATGGCCGTATGCTTTATTACCTCGCTAGGACGCATTTGTCTAAGTGTGTGCTTGTGAGTTTCGATATGATTTCTGAAGAAATCAGTGTACCCCAACTACCTGAGGATCTTGTCTTTTGGCCGCGGCTGCCTATTATGATTGACATTGTAGAATGGCATGGAAGGGTAGCTTTTTTAGACTATCCTGTTTTTGAAAACGAAGGTGATGCTTTTGAAAACGAATGTGTGATGAAGGTATGGGTTATGGAAGATGCAGAGACGAATCTGTGGTCGAGTAAGACATTAGTGTTTCATCCTTCTCAGATGCCTGTGGTCGTTAACTCGAGTTTGATGCCACGAGGTACAATTAGAGAAGGCGAGGTTATCCTTGTACCTCAAATTATAAGGTATTCTAAGCGAACTCTCAACATTAGCATCGACTCACAAGAAACAACTAGGTCCTATGTTTTTCTTTACAACATTCAAAAGAACCATATGAGAAGAGTTGGAATCACAAAATAA